One segment of Tindallia magadiensis DNA contains the following:
- the amrS gene encoding AmmeMemoRadiSam system radical SAM enzyme, with the protein MLEAMYYKKNHNSGTVTCMLCPHRCVITLGNRGRCGVRENNGGELLSLNYGELTAINIDPIEKKPLFHFMPGSKTLSVGSFGCNFKCPYCQNHIIAFEKPTTKEISPEVLVNQAKELTIPSISYTYNEPTIYYEYIYHTALLAQKNGLKNILVTNGYIENIPLKELLKFIDAVNIDLKAFNNDTYEKICHGSLDPVLRTINKSYQECHMEITVLLVPGMHGELELKKMFQWIAAISDRIPVHLSRYFPKYRYTAPSTSISWMNKVKGLAEEYLKNVYLGNV; encoded by the coding sequence ATGTTAGAAGCCATGTATTACAAAAAAAATCATAACAGTGGAACGGTGACATGTATGCTATGTCCCCATCGATGTGTGATCACACTAGGAAATAGAGGACGATGCGGTGTTAGAGAGAATAATGGAGGTGAGCTCCTATCCTTAAATTATGGTGAGTTGACAGCTATTAATATCGACCCTATAGAAAAAAAACCTTTATTTCATTTTATGCCAGGAAGTAAAACTTTATCCGTAGGCAGCTTTGGATGTAATTTCAAGTGCCCCTATTGTCAAAACCATATCATTGCCTTTGAAAAACCAACAACAAAAGAAATTTCCCCAGAAGTCCTAGTAAATCAAGCTAAAGAACTTACTATTCCAAGCATATCGTATACCTATAATGAACCTACTATTTATTACGAATATATTTATCATACGGCTTTGCTAGCCCAAAAAAATGGTCTAAAGAATATTCTTGTGACCAATGGATATATAGAAAATATTCCATTAAAAGAACTATTAAAGTTTATCGATGCGGTAAACATTGACCTAAAAGCTTTTAATAACGATACCTATGAAAAAATATGTCATGGTAGTTTAGATCCAGTGTTAAGAACGATTAATAAGTCATATCAGGAATGCCATATGGAAATTACGGTTTTATTAGTACCAGGAATGCATGGAGAGTTAGAGCTAAAAAAAATGTTTCAGTGGATAGCGGCTATTTCCGACAGGATACCTGTTCATTTGAGTCGATATTTTCCCAAATACCGATACACGGCTCCGTCGACCTCCATCTCATGGATGAACAAAGTGAAGGGACTAGCCGAAGAGTACTTGAAAAACGTATATTTAGGAAATGTATAA
- the amrA gene encoding AmmeMemoRadiSam system protein A has product MMSPVIGVSYLPHPPIIVPEVGKEKAEDAFQTIEGVRRVAKCTAEKKPETIVVLTPHAQQNCVFSIASNQHWDADLSRFGCPEAKLFVKNNTDLVDKITSRIGLSRLEMDLDHGAFVPLYYMSKEMEDLKILLIGVGPYPLDTITSIASSLGNLLNQHNENMVLLASGDLSHRLKSDGPYGLHPSGAIFDEMVVNAFKSNRLDQLKKINGMIREEAAECGLNPFIVANEITKNHIENIDLFSYEAPFGVGYLTAFANCRTVSKHPYVKLAAESIKQYIENRKMLDPAEYLSCLMDENTLKKEIERRAGTFVSIYKNGFLRGCIGTIMPSYENLLLEIRQNAIAAATEDPRFPPVQAKELEDIAIKVDVLGEMENVQGRSDLDPKVYGVMVVSSHKKGVLLPDLEGVDTVEQQLDIVKKKAGISQEEAMKIYRFRVTRFT; this is encoded by the coding sequence ATGATGTCGCCAGTTATTGGAGTTTCATACTTACCGCATCCACCGATTATTGTTCCGGAGGTTGGTAAAGAGAAAGCAGAGGATGCATTTCAAACCATTGAAGGCGTTAGACGAGTCGCAAAATGTACGGCTGAAAAAAAACCAGAAACCATTGTTGTATTGACTCCTCATGCTCAACAAAATTGTGTTTTCAGTATTGCTTCAAACCAACATTGGGATGCTGATTTGTCTAGATTTGGATGTCCTGAAGCGAAACTTTTCGTTAAAAACAATACTGATTTAGTAGATAAAATTACATCCCGAATTGGTTTGTCAAGGTTAGAAATGGACTTGGATCATGGAGCCTTTGTGCCGCTTTACTATATGAGCAAAGAAATGGAAGATCTTAAAATCCTGTTAATAGGAGTAGGGCCGTATCCTTTGGATACCATCACAAGCATTGCCTCCAGTTTGGGTAATTTACTGAATCAGCATAATGAAAATATGGTTCTGTTAGCAAGCGGCGACTTAAGTCATCGGCTCAAAAGTGATGGACCTTATGGTCTACATCCTTCTGGAGCTATTTTTGATGAAATGGTTGTGAATGCTTTTAAAAGTAATCGTTTAGATCAGCTCAAAAAAATAAATGGAATGATTCGAGAAGAAGCAGCTGAATGTGGATTAAACCCATTTATAGTAGCTAACGAAATAACAAAAAATCACATAGAAAACATTGATCTATTCTCCTACGAAGCTCCTTTTGGTGTAGGCTATCTTACGGCTTTTGCTAATTGCAGAACTGTTTCTAAGCATCCATATGTAAAACTAGCAGCAGAATCGATAAAGCAATATATAGAAAATCGAAAAATGCTGGATCCTGCTGAATATCTTTCTTGTTTGATGGATGAAAATACTTTGAAAAAAGAAATAGAAAGACGGGCGGGAACATTTGTATCCATTTATAAAAATGGTTTTTTGAGAGGGTGCATTGGTACGATCATGCCATCATATGAAAATTTGCTTTTAGAGATAAGACAAAATGCCATCGCGGCAGCAACGGAAGATCCAAGATTTCCTCCTGTACAGGCAAAGGAACTTGAAGATATTGCTATCAAAGTAGATGTTCTAGGGGAAATGGAAAACGTTCAAGGGAGGAGCGATTTAGACCCTAAGGTATACGGAGTCATGGTAGTGTCTTCCCATAAAAAAGGAGTGTTGCTACCTGATTTGGAAGGAGTAGATACGGTGGAGCAGCAGTTAGATATTGTTAAAAAGAAAGCTGGAATAAGTCAGGAAGAAGCAATGAAGATCTATCGATTTAGAGTAACGAGATTTACTTAA